One region of Roseiconus lacunae genomic DNA includes:
- a CDS encoding type II secretion system protein, whose translation MSTRIPKHLRRNGVTLIEFLVVILIIAICLGLLLPAIQSARASARRTQCASNLRGLNKEPYLSFDRFPCPDSPDAFGYFRNLEIENDPLVFNATHSTIEWLEHNGGPVIVDPASPPDMNPETWFTTANINAGLVLPIVDKYIARSRHIGDTANYLFLDGHIEIIESKVIEGWAKSGFNFTKAGAGLPPH comes from the coding sequence GTGAGCACCAGGATTCCAAAGCACCTTCGCCGTAACGGTGTGACACTGATTGAATTCTTAGTCGTGATTCTCATCATCGCGATTTGCCTCGGTTTGTTGTTGCCCGCAATACAGTCGGCTAGGGCCTCGGCACGCAGGACACAATGCGCAAGTAATTTGCGCGGGCTCAATAAAGAACCATACCTATCTTTCGACCGTTTTCCGTGCCCCGACTCACCCGATGCTTTTGGATACTTTCGCAATCTTGAAATCGAAAATGATCCGTTGGTTTTCAACGCAACACATTCGACAATCGAATGGCTGGAGCATAATGGCGGCCCTGTTATCGTTGATCCGGCATCACCCCCGGATATGAATCCGGAGACGTGGTTCACAACCGCGAATATCAACGCTGGATTGGTACTGCCAATCGTTGATAAATACATTGCTCGCAGTCGCCACATAGGCGATACCGCAAACTACCTATTTCTGGACGGCCACATCGAGATTATCGAGTCGAAGGTAATTGAAGGATGGGCGAAATCAGGTTTCAATTTCACCAAGGCAGGAGCAGGGCTTCCGCCTCACTAG